The DNA segment GATCGAACGACAATTTACAAAGCACCAAATTCTTGAAGTATATCTGAACCATATCTGCTTTGGGCACGGAATTTATGGGGTTGAAGCCGCATGCCAGCGTTTCTGGGATAAATCAGTAACCGATATCTCGATTGACCAGGCAGCAACACTGGCTGGTATTATCCAAAATCCAGTCAGGAGAAGTCCGATTAATCATCCTCTCTCGGCGCAACAACGTCGAAATACGGTTTTGCGTTCCATGTATAGGTTATCTCTTATTACTGATATTCAGTATGCGCAAGCTATTGCGAAATCAGTAAGCGCTCGTGATCAAGATGCGCAAACCATTGCTCCACATTTAAAGGAAGAGATACGGCAGTTTCTTGAAGAGAGATTTGGGCGGACTGCATTATATGAGGGGGGACTTACTGTACAAACGACCATGAACAAAAAAACACAGGCGTTGGCGCAGCGGTATTTTACCAAACAGTTTGAAGAGCTTCGAAAGAAAGTTCAAAAAGATGTTGATGGCGCATTGGTTTCGATTGATCCGCAATCTGGTGGCGTAAAAGCATTAGTAGGGGGGGTTGATTTTGGTCGTTCTAAGTGGAATCGTGTGCTTCAGGCACGGAGGCAGATGGGATCAACATTTAAACCAATTGTATATGCTGCAGCGATTGAACAAGGCAAAACCTTTGCCGATACCGAGATGGACGAAGCATTTACACGTGAAGATCACAATAAACTATGGCAACCAAAGAATGTGACAAGACGGTTTGATGGTCAAATGACGCTTGCATACGCGCTTTCACATTCCAATAATATTGTCACGATTAAGACGTTGCTTGATGTTGGTTGCGAGCGTATTGCAGAGTTGGGAAGGAAGTGCCGTTTGAAAAATGTTCCAGTCTACCCATCAATTGCGCTGGGATGTATTGATGCAACTCCGTTTGAGAATGTTGCAGTATTTAATATCTTCGCGAATCACGGTGTTTATGTTGAGCCACATTATATTAGCTGGGTCAAAGATAGGTGGGGTAAAAAAATTTACCGGCATCAACCGGTCGAAGAACGTATCTTCAGTACTCGCGTGAGTGATCAGGTTGCAAAAGTCCTCAGTATAGGCATGGAGCGGAAGCGTAGGATCTATCCTCGTAGTTGGATATCATGTGAAGGAATTGGTAAGACAGGAACAACCAATGATTGTCGTACTAGTTGGTTTGTTGGATCCACACCAACGTTGACGACTGCGCTTTATGTGGGGTGTGATGATAACCGGTCAATGGGGGATCGCGTGTATCCAACAGCAACAATCTTCCCAATTTGGTTGCGCTTGAACCGTGACATTGATTCATCTAAAAAAACATTCGATTTTGATCCATCGTTACAAGAACTATGCATTCATTCAAAAACAGGATCAACAACTATAGATCCAGATAACCCAGAGGCGTACACAATTCTTGTGTGACGAACAATTGAGTTTGTAAACAAAACTCTGATAGTCTGGAGCACGGACTGCGTTGTCGATAAAGGAGTAGGTAAATGAAAAAGATCCTTATAGTAATCGTTATGGCATGTGGCGTACTGATGGCCACAGAGGAAGATGAAAATAAGTTAAATGGGTTCATCTCATCAATTGGCAGCAGTGTTTCAGGTCTTGGGGGTATGGGTGAGGGGATGGGAACCATGGTTGGTGTTGTTGCGGAGAAGTACAAATATAGCCTTAAGCTGCTGAATGAGTCGCCAATACCGCTTAATGTAGCAACCTACAGAATCACTCCAGCTCTTGGTGCAGATGTCTATACTAATGATCTGTTGAATGAAACAACCGTTGTTGCTGGTTCAGATTCTGGTGATTTTTTTAAGGATCAACAATTAAAATTTACCATCAAGGTTCGTGAAAATAGTACATCGGGTCGTGAGTTGCTCATGCGTCGTGAAACAGAACTAGGTGATACGGAAGCAGAAGGATACTATGATACAAACTATATCCGTGGTTACGTGCATGGCGGTGATATTCGTGTTGAGTATCTAGGACCAATGATTCAGGATACAAACTTTGTAGGTACGTTTTATAACAATACCGATGACCAGGTGAAGGTAACATTTCAAAAAGGTGTAAGGACTTATAGCAATATTTCGTTAGACCCTCATTCATTCAATTTAATTAATTCAGATGAAGAAGCTCCTATTCGTCCATCCGATGGGGAACAAAGAAGTCTGCAGTTTAATAGTAATGGTGTTACTGTCACTAAACCTATCTCTGCAGAGGGTATCTCAGGTGTTCCTTATATATATGAGATTTATAAAAAGGATGGACAGCTTAATGTACATCTCCAGGGATTTACACTAGGTAACTTTGACCAAATGCCACTCAATGCTTCTGGGCAACAAGATCCTTCCCGGTTTCGTGATGTGAATCCGGTACCATGCAGTATCTGGCTCAAATCTGCTGTTCAGGGTATCCCGCCTGCTGAAGGAGAAACAGCACCATTGTATTTTGATGAGCCATACGAAACCTGGGCTATCTACAAGACCAGTGACTACTCAGTCCGTGTGAAACTTGAAACAGGGAAATCAACTGATTTTAATCTGATACGTCCAAGCATTGAACAAAAAACAGGCATCCTTTACGTTGTTCGTGTTTTCGGTTCTTCAAGCCAAACACAATCGTTTCTTGATCGGCTAGCCCGTGGCGATGTGGGGTTTGATTCCCCATATGTTGATGCAACCCGTATCCCTAGAGGTGATATAACGCTTTCGCTCTTTCCGAGTGATGCTGGATTGATTGAAGACGGAGGAGTAAAGGCTGCCCTTCTCATGACCGATGTTTATTTGCCGATGGGAATTGGTTCTTCTCGCATGTATTATATGATTGAACCTACTATTTTGCAGCCGGATGATCTTGCACTTAAGATAACAGAATATCTTACTGATGAATTCAGAACACAGGCAATTGTTGATGAGATTAAAGCTGCAATTCCATCCTGGATTATGGCATATGCACAATCTCAGTCAACGCAACCTATTCAGGACTATCTCCAGGGGAAATTGATTAATAGCGCGATTCCTACTTCGATCTTAACTGGGCCTCTCAGTGTCAAAAACTACCCAGCATTGCGCTTTGCAGGTATGAACTTTTTTGCGACACCAATAGAAGGCATAGATGTCGTTGAACACGTTACGGCTTAACAACAAGCTTCGTGAGATGTTGATGTAGCTTCATTATCTCGTGACCACGAATCAGTAAGGCATGGTTTGCTCGTTGCTTAGTGTAGGCTCGTGCATTGTGAAGTTGATGGTCATTATTTTTTAGCTCAAGCGGAATAATACAACATTTTTTTTGAAAGAATGCTAACTCGGCAAGTGTTCCTGCTCCAGCGCGTGAAAGCACATAATCCGATGCACAATAAATATAATCAAGATGCTTTCGGAATGTGAAGCAGTAGGATGGGATGTTGTAGTTACTGTAAAATGTGTTCCATGTGTTGACGTCCTGCGAGCTTCCAACTTGGTGAATGATCTGTACCGATGCATGCACATAAGGATGTTGATGGATCCATGCATGTATCAATTGGTTAAGTTGTAGCGATCCTTGTGACCCTCCTAGAATGGTTATTGTGAATCGATTCTGATCTAGCCCTAACGATGCGCGCGCGGTACGAGGGTCTTGTTGCGTGTGGTGGAGGTGGTACTTAACAGGGTAGGGCGCTATGGTGCACGACCGTTGCAAGATGGTTTCAGTTTCGTGATACGTGATGTTGATTTTATCTGCAAAACGTGCGAGTAGCTTGATAGTTGCTCCAGGTTGTACATTGACTTCATGTAGTTCGATTGGAATTCGTAGCAACCATGCCGCCATGCAAACTGGTAGTGCGACCAGGCCCCCCGTTGTGTGTAGACGCTGTGGTTTATGTTTGCGAAGTTGTGTGAAGCTGATCCACCATGATCGGATCATGCCCAAGAAAAACCATGGCCATTTGAAAGGGTTACGGTAAGGAATTCTTCGTGCGGTTGGTAATGGGACATGATGTATTGCACCATGTTGTTGCATGATAGAGCGGTCAAGAGACGCGTCTGTTGTAAAAAAGATAATCGTTTGACGAGGTTCGTGTTCACGAAGATTATCTGCAAGTGTGATGCATGGAATAATATGACCACCGGAATGGCCCGCGACAAAGCAGGTTGTTAATGGCGCTTGAGGAGCTTCTTGCATAATGCTCTTTCATGTTCGTTGTGTGCAAGTGAGAGCGCCTTATTGGCGTACTCACGGCTTTCTTTTTTATGTTTTAACTTTTTGTGTGTTAATGCAAGATGATGATTAATGTGAAAATCATTGGGAGTACTGATCGCAAGCTCTTCCAAAAGAGCATGAGCTTGTTTATATTTCTTCTCTCTCATCCAGATGATGGCCTGTGTATCAAGAAAATGAGGATTGTGAGTTTCATCTCGCAAGGCAGCATCGAGGTGCTGTTGTGCTTGTTTGATATTTTTGCCATCGGTTGCGTAATAATATGCTAAAAGATTATGCGTTGCCTTATGTGCTGGAATAATCGTGAGCGTTTGGTCAAGTAATGTTTTCATGTGAGTGAAGTTTCCAGTTTGATAATGAATTGCTGATGCTTGGTACAAAAGTGATGCTTTGAGATGGGGATCTTTGGCTGCGGTAATCATCGACTCAAGGAGTGTAAGCGCTTTTTTCGGAGCATGTGTTCGTAGATAAAGGTCAACAAGATACAGTTTTGGCACAACAGCGTTCGGGTGTTTTTTTGAAACTCGTTGTAGCGTAGTCATGAAAATATGGTTCAAGTTTGCTGGTGCTTCTGCTCCGCGGACTATTAGGTGTCCCGCTTTAAACCAGAGTGGGTTCTCAGGCTCCTTGTTCATCCAGCTTTCTAGTAAAGAAAATGCATCTGTTAATTGATTATTTGTTGCTAATGCATTGACCTTAATAAGGACCATTTTGTTATTGGGTGGTGGTGAATCTTTGTGCAATAGTAGTTGTGCAATCTGATGTTCTACAGATGGGTCTGGTCCAGTTAATTCAAGGAATGCGGTATAGCCACTCAACGCTTCTTTGATGCGGCCTTGTTGTTCGTGAAGCAATCCTAATAATAACCATCCTTTATCAAAGAGTGGATGAAGAGCTACACTTTTTTGTGCATCCTCTAATGCCTGCCTGTGGTTTTTGAGGGTCATCTGGATTTGTGCTCTCAGAAAGT comes from the Candidatus Babeliales bacterium genome and includes:
- a CDS encoding PBP1A family penicillin-binding protein; the encoded protein is MRIIRYFFVIAALSVACAWGMFVFLLHSKTVDFSRLTHYDPGRPTILLDDEGNEWARFQYDKREFIGIDKMPEHVIHAFIAAEDHKFFTHSGISYKGIVRSILVNLYHRRYVQGASTITQQLVRHLFFDLKKTFKRKLLEQFYTVLIERQFTKHQILEVYLNHICFGHGIYGVEAACQRFWDKSVTDISIDQAATLAGIIQNPVRRSPINHPLSAQQRRNTVLRSMYRLSLITDIQYAQAIAKSVSARDQDAQTIAPHLKEEIRQFLEERFGRTALYEGGLTVQTTMNKKTQALAQRYFTKQFEELRKKVQKDVDGALVSIDPQSGGVKALVGGVDFGRSKWNRVLQARRQMGSTFKPIVYAAAIEQGKTFADTEMDEAFTREDHNKLWQPKNVTRRFDGQMTLAYALSHSNNIVTIKTLLDVGCERIAELGRKCRLKNVPVYPSIALGCIDATPFENVAVFNIFANHGVYVEPHYISWVKDRWGKKIYRHQPVEERIFSTRVSDQVAKVLSIGMERKRRIYPRSWISCEGIGKTGTTNDCRTSWFVGSTPTLTTALYVGCDDNRSMGDRVYPTATIFPIWLRLNRDIDSSKKTFDFDPSLQELCIHSKTGSTTIDPDNPEAYTILV
- a CDS encoding UDP-N-acetylglucosamine--N-acetylmuramyl-(pentapeptide) pyrophosphoryl-undecaprenol N-acetylglucosamine transferase — protein: MQEAPQAPLTTCFVAGHSGGHIIPCITLADNLREHEPRQTIIFFTTDASLDRSIMQQHGAIHHVPLPTARRIPYRNPFKWPWFFLGMIRSWWISFTQLRKHKPQRLHTTGGLVALPVCMAAWLLRIPIELHEVNVQPGATIKLLARFADKINITYHETETILQRSCTIAPYPVKYHLHHTQQDPRTARASLGLDQNRFTITILGGSQGSLQLNQLIHAWIHQHPYVHASVQIIHQVGSSQDVNTWNTFYSNYNIPSYCFTFRKHLDYIYCASDYVLSRAGAGTLAELAFFQKKCCIIPLELKNNDHQLHNARAYTKQRANHALLIRGHEIMKLHQHLTKLVVKP
- a CDS encoding tetratricopeptide repeat protein codes for the protein MKSVLLSFACSCLILSLHAYVPSYHSALWAQYNNQLGNDNTAFNAFQESLQNAQSPDVYKGFIDYLFTTHRFQAVVMLMSQLDHHFQHDDALQLQYAQALEFVGNSDAAYEKTLALLNKNPHHFETVFYAATEHAQHNNPKEALQLIDDYLTVSREEARHCLLYFLRAQIQMTLKNHRQALEDAQKSVALHPLFDKGWLLLGLLHEQQGRIKEALSGYTAFLELTGPDPSVEHQIAQLLLHKDSPPPNNKMVLIKVNALATNNQLTDAFSLLESWMNKEPENPLWFKAGHLIVRGAEAPANLNHIFMTTLQRVSKKHPNAVVPKLYLVDLYLRTHAPKKALTLLESMITAAKDPHLKASLLYQASAIHYQTGNFTHMKTLLDQTLTIIPAHKATHNLLAYYYATDGKNIKQAQQHLDAALRDETHNPHFLDTQAIIWMREKKYKQAHALLEELAISTPNDFHINHHLALTHKKLKHKKESREYANKALSLAHNEHERALCKKLLKRH